TTTGCCACAATGTCACCAAAAGTTTCAAGCCCAAACTGTAAATGCTCAATGTCTACCATCGAAAATGCCTCCCATGCGTGTTACTTACTTTTTGTAAGCTAGTAACGACATCATAGAATATTTTGGGCGAGAAAGCAACCAAGAGATTTTATCAGGTCCCCCAATAGCAACTTTTGAAAAGTCAAAATATAGCATATCGAATGACACGCTAAATATTACAATTTGAGGCTAAGCTTTATCCCATTTCAAACAGAAAAGACGACGAAATTGCGGTTCCGCTGTCTTTTCTCCTTAAGTTATTGAAAGATTGTTGATACGACTTAGCTGCCCAGCGATTGGGCTGGCAACGCATTGCTAAACCGAAGAAGCACGGCATTAACTCCGCCAAGTTCGTAGTTTTAAACGCGTCCCTGGTGCAAACCAAGCAACTCACCGCGTGGACTACTTGGTTTTGGAAAAATAAATTCTTCCCAATATGACAGCAATGAGGAGCCATCCAGTCATCTTTAAATACTCGTCCCATATTAAATATCCGTATAGAACGCGATCCATGAGCATGTTGAAAAGAATGACGAGTGCCCAAACCGCGACGCCAAACAGAAAAGCCTTACCTTTTTTTGTGATACTTACCACCCCTAATGCGTCTAGCCAAGAGAAACATAACCAACTTGTCAATCGACCTTTACTCGCAGATTTGCACTGGATGATAATCTAATAAATCAGCATTCTGGTTAACATGAGTAACGAAGAGAATAACTGAGCCTTCTGTAGCCATTTCATTTATCAAGTCTACAATGCATCGCATGCCACTCGTATCAATTCCAGAAAAGAACTCATCAAGCATCAACATTTTGGGCTCTTGAAGCCAAAACAAAAGAAATGTTAATTTCATAACTGTGCCTAGCGACAGCGCCGACGTTAGTTCGTTGTAATATGCTTCAAGTTTCATCTTTTCCAGTAAATACGGTAATTTTGCCAGCCTTTGTCGATTGACTTTATTAAAGGAAATCAAAAAATCCACATGTTCTTTGGCGCTTAAGTTGGGATCCAGTATATTCCCGTCATGAAGATAAACGATCTCCTCTCGCATTAAATCAGTGTCGATTACCCCTTCGTTTGGCAATAGGTCAAACGCGAGTAACTTAAGGAGCGTTGTCTTCCCAACCCCGTTCGACCCCATGATTCTATATATGCTTCCCGAGGAAAAATGCAAAGAAAGGTCTCGAAATAGTACATTATCATCGTAAGAAAAGCTAACGTTCTTTACCCGAACCTGATTGCCCATATCTTCCCCTCTTTATACATAATGAGACTACTGTTAGCAGAATTAAGACACTCAGCGTTGCAATGAGCGACATTGCAGTTTCCAAAATGATGAATAGTTGTATATTGATTCTGTCGACAACAAGTAGCGTCAACGGCAAGGCGCAACAAAAGCCAAAGAGATACCCTCAATAATCGTTCTGAAAGATTTTACACGAAGCTGCTCTCTAATTTCAAAAGCATTGGTATCATGATTTCTCGTATATCCCAGTAAACCCGTCAATTGATAAACCACTGCCATTAAGTAAGAGATACTAAGGGTGGCCAGAATTTGTAATCCCACTTCCAAAAATGAAAGTCCTTTAATCCAGCTGAAAAGTAGGATCAAAAAGACTAAGGGCATTAATTTAACGGTAAGGTACACCAGGAAGGAACATAGACACCGACGTACAAGCATCTCTAAGTGATTATTCCAGATAAATATTTGTTTATGAACATTTATTTCAAAATAACCCGGAAGATTATTAATGGTCGTCTGATACAGAACCATGGTGCTGTAATAAATTGTGATAAACACGACCAACAACGAGTATCTTTCATCTACGCTGCTCATTAGAAGTGCAAGCCCACTACTGCTGATAAAGTAAAACCATGTGCCAATCTGTCCAGTATCTTTGATCGCTAAGAAAATGGCATTTTTCACTGGATCCTTCATGTAAGACCACTTGAAACTGATTGGCTTACGATATTTGTAAAGTCCAAAAAAGACTATCAAAATCAATACTAAAAATAGCACGTACTGCGGTTCAAAACTGAAAAAGGATGCAGCAGTTAAAATTTTTTCGTTTAAAAAAATTCTTATAAACTCGACGCATAAACTTTTCCCCACACTTGCTGTGAATACAAATGCAAAAATAAGTACAAGTATATTCTTTACAAGCTCGTTCCTCAGCCACTTCTCCAATGAAAAGTGCATAAAAGTAATGAGAGCAATGCCCAATCTCGCCAGAAAAAGACTGCAAGAAAGCCAACGAACGCCGCGAAGATTTTCTATAGTCAGCGTTATAAGAAAGAGCAAAAAAGGTATTCGCGTAATGGAGATAATCGCTCTTATACAAAATACAGCCTTCAACAGACTTAAGGAAATGCCCGAACGCATTCCGAATCTTATTATCGGTTGATTCAAGGACATAAGACAAAGTGACTTTAAATCCTGATAATAAATGACGGCATTGGCCGCGACAAGAACTCCAAGTATTTCAGGAACATTTAAAGTGAACCCAGACCACACCATCATAATTTTCTTGATATCGTCAAGAAGGACTCCTGATATCAAGATTTCTCTAAGAATAATTATTGAAGCGGCCAAGCCGGCTAAGTTGATCATTCCCCAAAACCAAACTGTCTTTCTAGCGGAGAGTGTATCAACAAAAGGAACACCAGAAAGACCTCTTTTTAACGAAACCGCCAATACTTCAATCATTTTAGGTCATCTCCAAAACAAGGGCGTTACAAACGTTTCTAGGCTGGCTGAAATAATGAGTAATATCAGTATGAGCACTATTGTATTTCTAAGTGCCAACCTCTGTGTCCGAGTCTTGAGATTAATTCGCTGAAATCCTATATTTGCCGCAATCATTAGCGCACCCAGTTCAACTAATCCGTGAATACTTATCAGACCAAGAAAGTACCAGACTTCACCAGTTGTATAGATATTCAGCGTTAGCAAGAAGGAAATGGACACTGCGTTTGCTAACAATACAATCACTGTTGATACCTTATACAAGAAGAACCCACTTATTAATAAGAGTGAAACGAAAATATTTTTTACGTAAATTGCAAGAACAAGTTAGCCAGTCGTTGAGGACAATCCCAGAACAGGCCGTTATCAAATAGAAGTTGTGGCGCTAGAGAGACTACTGGGCCATGCGGCGAACGCGCCGAGCTTCGGCCTCAAAGTTTTGCTGGGGTGTGCAGTAGCCCTGTTGTTTGCGAGGCAACTGATTCAAGCGGTCTTGCGTGGCCTGCACTTGACTAGGGCTAATGTCATCTAGGGACATGCCCTTAGGGAAGTCCTGGCGAATCATCCGGTTATGTGCCTCGTTGGTGCCACGGTCGCAGGACGTGTAAGGATGGGCGTAGAAGATCTCAGTTTCCGTCCCAGCAAAAGCAGTATTTAAGGCGGTGAACTCGGGTCCGTTGTCGGCTGTGATGGTCTTGATGCAAGCTCCCCATTCGCGCTTGATTCCACGCAATGCATAGCTCACAGAGTCTGCATCTCGTCCTTCGATCAAGCGGAGAAGTTGGCAACGGGTCTTGCGCTCAATCAGAGTCAAGATGACGCTCTCCTTGCCATTGCGTTTACCGACAATGGTATCCATCTCCCAGTGACCGAACTGCCTGCGTCGTTCAACGACCTTAGGCCGTTCCTCGATACTGCGGCCAGCCAGGCGCTTAGCCTTGGTGTGGTGCTGGTGAGAGGTCTTCCGCTTAGTCTTCTCCAACAGGTCGATATTTCGAATCTCTAGGCGTTGGTCGTCAATGTACTGGTACAAAGTCGAGGCACAAACAAGCTCTTCAGGAGTAAACAGCTTGTGTCGCTTGGCATAGCCGATTGAAGCATCCGGCGACCATTTGTCCTGCTTAGCTCGCTGTACGTACCAGGCTAAGAAGACCTGTACGCTGGCGAACTTGTCAGGACGATGACAGCTCAAGCGTGCAGTCTCGTAACGTGCCTGAGCAGCCTCTGGCAGGTATTGTCGATGGTAGACGCGCTTGCCATTACTCTTCTTGACCTGATCTACTGTACCTCGCTTCATTTCATTATTAATGGTCTGCGGGCAGACGCCAATTTCAGCAGCAATCCAACGATTGGACTTCCCAGCTTGGCGGAATCCGGCCACTTTTCCGCGCTCGAGTGATGTTAAGTGCTGACCTTTTTGGCGGTGTGTGCTATCCTGTTTCTGCATCAAGACAATATCCTCTTCCATTGTTTGTGTAGGAACTTCAATGATACAGGATATCTGTTCTTGATGTTTTTTATTGTCCAAAAAATTTTGAGACAGTGGCTAACTTGATTCTAAAATGCGCGATCTCATTTTCTGTCCTTTTCCTTGGCATGATTTTTCTTTATATGCAAAAAAGCTCCAAATTCGGAGCTTTTTTAGTAAACAGGTTGTGCCTAGTGACCCTTAAGACCAAATTGTCTTTGAACCCATGCATGCCTGTCAGCCCAATTTACGTGTGAATTGAATTAAAAGTATTATCATTAAAAATATTTTTAAGCTGTTCGCTTGCATTGTCTAAAGCCTGATTTAATTCAATACCACGCGCAAATTCCTTAGTTTCTTGGTATCCTTGCCAAGAGCGCACCATATCAGGTCTGGTCTTTAGCTGATCAATGATTTCTTTACCCTGTCTCAGACTAATGTCACTGATTCCTTTCGCTTTTGCCGTTTTTTTAAATGCCTCAACCAGCGTGCTTTGATCCAAATCTGCTAAAGTTGTCATGCCCAGCACCCAAATATCATAAAAGTCCTTTTCCCGAGTATTTCTAATGCTTTTTTGATAAATGGTTACCAACTTATCGGTCATAATTTGTTCTAGCGGAAATGCGTTCATCATAAATTTATCGGTGGAATCAATAAAATTTGTATGTGTCAATCTCATTGGCTTTGGATATACCACATCTCCTGTTGATACATCAATGTTCAACTTAGAACGTGTCTTCCCCATTGTACCGAGAACACCAACACGAAAACCCGGATATTCATGCTCATTCATTTCTGATTTAATGCGTGTCACGGTGAAATGAATAGGACTTTGTGCATGATCAAAAATAGTCGTCAACACTTTTTTGAGGTTGTCTGGATTTAAGTCTTGGTTATTCATTGTCGTATCAAGATCTATCGTAGTTCGTCTTGACACCCCAACAATCATGGCTACTTCAAACCCGCCTTTGAAAATGAAGTTATCTTGGTAAGCCGATTCGGAAATCTGCCGTAATAATTCTTGCAATCTGAAAAGCAGCTGCATATTTTGTCGCGGAACCCCAAGCGCATCAGCTGCTTCATTAATTCGATTGGCAATTTTGTGAGGCGAAAGATTTGCATAAGGGTTCATCAGACAAGTACCTCTAAAAGTTTTGTTAAGTCGCTGTGTGGATACAGTTGCTTTTTAAGCTTTAAAAGGCGCTCAAACGACGCATTGTTTTGCCCATATTCATCAAAGTAATTCTTAAACGCTTCATTACGAGTGTAAGGAGCAACATCAGGTCGTTCCCATACATCTAATAAAGTGCGTTCAACTGAATAGGTTCGTACAAAATTCATATTGGGCGTTTCGACTGTGGTAATGCCTGGAAAGTATCGATTAGGCACATAATAAATTGGCACAATCCAATGCTCTGATAACCGAGGATTACGATACCCACGCGGAAAAGCCATAATAAATCGATCTGGGATCTGGTCAGTTAGCCCATATAAGAATAAAGCGGTATCAAGTGCAAACACACCTCTGCTATAGCGTTGTGAAAGGATTGCAAAGTCGTCCCATGTGTAGCCATTTTCGACATAGACACCACGTGCTTCGCGTGAAATTCGCCCCTCTCTAATAGCATTGGTTAGCATTGAAGAAGAAACACCGTACTGAGCCGCTGTGCCGCTAACAAAGGTGTGATAGTCTGCCAGTAACGAATCGAGTCCCTTGTTTTTGCCCATAAAGATCCTCCCGTTTAATTTCGTTTGTAACTACGCCTTTAGTCTATTATACGTTGTACATAACAACATATCAACTTTTAAGATTAAACCGTATCAATGTCTCCACGAAGCTTTACGAAATACAAGAATAGTTAAATTCTGGCAAGCATTATTGGTCGCTATCTCCCCAAGCTCTTCAATAGATATCGCCATGGTTACGTGCAAGAAATATCATTTCGAAATATTGCTGGTTGTCGAAAACTGCAACTGGCTATTTTCTAACAGCTTAACCCAAGGGGAGCAGTCGCACGATTAATTTTTTAAAATGATTCCTCTTTGGCATTAAGATATCTTTCACTTTTTCAAACGCATTTGTCAGTTACTGGCAGAGTATAACAAAGACGGCTCTCAAGAGGAGAGCCGTCCAAGATGAAAGATTTATTCTTCAACACTACTTAACGCAAAACTATTTTTCAGGCTTTGTTATAACAGATTGCTGGGGGAGTTATTTCAGCAAAACCCAGTTTCTTGAACTCTTTTAAGCTCGTTGGGCTACAAACTTATTTTAAGCTGTTCTTCGTTTCCGATAGTCGTAAACTGTCATTGCAATCCCCATCATGAGCACGAGAACAGCAGTCTAAAGTAAACCTGGCACGGGAGTCAAAACATCCTACTCCTTCGGCTTCGGCCGCCGCTCCAAATGCCGGCGCATTTTATCCAACAGAAATAACTGGTCATTATTCCAAGGACTGTTGCGGCGGGCGAGATGAGCAGCATAGTTGGCTGTATCATGGTTAAATTCACGATCAGAACGCTGAACCTCTTTGAGGAAATCGCGCGAACTGATGCGGAGCGCGCCGCGGGAGAAAACGGTCCACTGTTCCGCCTGATCGCTGGTGACGACCACCAGCTGCACGAGAGGCGAGTTCATTTCCTGGGCTAACCGTTCGATGTAACTATCCGCAGTTTCGTCTTCTTTGGTGAAGACTACTTGCAGATCCCACTTCGCATAGCTTTTGCCGATACCAGGTACATACATGGCATCGAAGACAACAATGATTTTGGCGTTTTCGTGGCTGCGGTATTCTGCCAGGATGTCCAACAGTCGATCGCGGGCAACATCGAAGTGGTCTTCCGCTTTCAATTTGGCCAGCTCCGGCCAGTTTCCAATGACGTTATAGCCGTCGACAATCAAAATGTGTTCGCGCATGATTATTTGC
Above is a window of Lacticaseibacillus casei DSM 20011 = JCM 1134 = ATCC 393 DNA encoding:
- a CDS encoding type IV toxin-antitoxin system AbiEi family antitoxin domain-containing protein; the protein is MGKNKGLDSLLADYHTFVSGTAAQYGVSSSMLTNAIREGRISREARGVYVENGYTWDDFAILSQRYSRGVFALDTALFLYGLTDQIPDRFIMAFPRGYRNPRLSEHWIVPIYYVPNRYFPGITTVETPNMNFVRTYSVERTLLDVWERPDVAPYTRNEAFKNYFDEYGQNNASFERLLKLKKQLYPHSDLTKLLEVLV
- a CDS encoding IS30 family transposase, coding for MQKQDSTHRQKGQHLTSLERGKVAGFRQAGKSNRWIAAEIGVCPQTINNEMKRGTVDQVKKSNGKRVYHRQYLPEAAQARYETARLSCHRPDKFASVQVFLAWYVQRAKQDKWSPDASIGYAKRHKLFTPEELVCASTLYQYIDDQRLEIRNIDLLEKTKRKTSHQHHTKAKRLAGRSIEERPKVVERRRQFGHWEMDTIVGKRNGKESVILTLIERKTRCQLLRLIEGRDADSVSYALRGIKREWGACIKTITADNGPEFTALNTAFAGTETEIFYAHPYTSCDRGTNEAHNRMIRQDFPKGMSLDDISPSQVQATQDRLNQLPRKQQGYCTPQQNFEAEARRVRRMAQ
- a CDS encoding nucleotidyl transferase AbiEii/AbiGii toxin family protein, with the translated sequence MNPYANLSPHKIANRINEAADALGVPRQNMQLLFRLQELLRQISESAYQDNFIFKGGFEVAMIVGVSRRTTIDLDTTMNNQDLNPDNLKKVLTTIFDHAQSPIHFTVTRIKSEMNEHEYPGFRVGVLGTMGKTRSKLNIDVSTGDVVYPKPMRLTHTNFIDSTDKFMMNAFPLEQIMTDKLVTIYQKSIRNTREKDFYDIWVLGMTTLADLDQSTLVEAFKKTAKAKGISDISLRQGKEIIDQLKTRPDMVRSWQGYQETKEFARGIELNQALDNASEQLKNIFNDNTFNSIHT
- a CDS encoding stage II sporulation protein M, with the protein product MYVKNIFVSLLLISGFFLYKVSTVIVLLANAVSISFLLTLNIYTTGEVWYFLGLISIHGLVELGALMIAANIGFQRINLKTRTQRLALRNTIVLILILLIISASLETFVTPLFWR
- a CDS encoding ATP-binding cassette domain-containing protein, whose translation is MGNQVRVKNVSFSYDDNVLFRDLSLHFSSGSIYRIMGSNGVGKTTLLKLLAFDLLPNEGVIDTDLMREEIVYLHDGNILDPNLSAKEHVDFLISFNKVNRQRLAKLPYLLEKMKLEAYYNELTSALSLGTVMKLTFLLFWLQEPKMLMLDEFFSGIDTSGMRCIVDLINEMATEGSVILFVTHVNQNADLLDYHPVQICE
- a CDS encoding NYN domain-containing protein, whose translation is MREHILIVDGYNVIGNWPELAKLKAEDHFDVARDRLLDILAEYRSHENAKIIVVFDAMYVPGIGKSYAKWDLQVVFTKEDETADSYIERLAQEMNSPLVQLVVVTSDQAEQWTVFSRGALRISSRDFLKEVQRSDREFNHDTANYAAHLARRNSPWNNDQLFLLDKMRRHLERRPKPKE